The following DNA comes from Vigna radiata var. radiata cultivar VC1973A chromosome 4, Vradiata_ver6, whole genome shotgun sequence.
tATCTTTATCTCACTTTGACCaccaacaataacaaaaatgtaATCACAATCGATTTAGAGAGTTACTATTCTAGACAACTAGAGCTAAGAAACAAAATGAGGTATAAAGCATGATACATTTacataaaatcatataattccTTAAACACTTCCAACCAATAGCAACATGAGATCCATTTCATGAATATCCAGAAATATTCTTTCCTGACAGTCATTTGTGAATAAAATCTTGAATTGGCAGCAAAATGGGTTTAAAATCTTGAACACAACAGCAGTATGGAATGATACAATACATGGTATAAAGCACGAGACTTcaacataaaatcaaatattccTTAAGGGAGTCCAACCCACAGCAACAAGACATTCATTTTATGAACCAAGATGAGCTGTGACTCTTCCGCACAACAGAAGTTAGGAAAGtcaaataaataatcaagaatggGAATAGAAATGGAAATCATTACGGTTTTCTTCTTACACATTAAGGTATTCattagaaacaaaagaaaagcaaatgACACCAGCTtctgaaataattttatcaaactttGATAGAAAGCTCCGTAATCAACATTTAGgtcaatttcaaaaaaaaaagaaataataccATTTCTCTGTGCTTCTCTTTTTTGAAATCTGTAGAAATCTAGACCAACTTCTTTACGTTTCTTTTTGGCCATTTTATTTTCCACGGCTGCTTGAGCAACCGAACCTACTGCAATTCCAGTTTCAGAATCGGTAGTTTTCTTTCTACCTTTATGGTGTACAACAACCGTCCAGCCCCCGTCTGCAGCAAgggcttctttttcttttctttcctgcATAAATCATCCCATGtacaacaaaattaaagacCAAAATATGTGGGAGCATTCATACGttctgaaaataaaaacatgaacaTTTAAGGAATTCAAAAATGGAGAATTAGTCACATGCACATAGTACTCATTTCAGTCAGATACTGCAAATGCAATTCAAATCCAACACATGCAATGGCACCATTGTGTTTCATCACAAACCAAAACCTCAAAATTCCATCTAGATTTAAGTCTTTATGAATGATTTTTCctaagtttttttgtttttccaccTCTAACTAAAGGGGCTATCTTGCATATGAGACACTCTCCTTATTGAGACTTCTATCCGCTTTTACTGCAATCAAACCACTTTAAGcaatattttacctttttttcctCAACTAGCTTTCTATATAATATATCCATTATTGATTCTACCGAGTCTTTAATGCTCACTTACTCATCACAACCACAACATCCTCAAGTCTGCAACAACACTAACACGAACTTCTCTTGTTGGCCCTTTACCACTTACTCAACAAATAAGACAATAAAATATCCCAGATCTTGATCTGTATAGTAAAATTTTCATTACGCTTCAGAAACATTTTTGAATCACAAATAACTACTAAGGCACTTCGTCATTTCATTCACCCCAATTTGAAGtccaattatattatataaacgATCCAACATATTGAGACTGGTGGAATCGAATGATGTCTCCAATTTTGACATCTAAACTAGAAATAGTGTTCTATTCTACATGCTTCATTTTGTTACTTAATCAGAAATGTGTTTCAAAGATTTTCTCCACTACTCTGGTTAACTTTAATTGATCTCTACTTGCATGATAACATTAAATGAAACCATTTTCAAAAGCATACTGTTAGGATAAAAAAGAGTTTATTGAGATATTTAGAATATCAACGAGTTACTTAGTTGGTTATAGgggaaaattatatattatatataatttataaataggGGAAGAAGGATAGGAgagattcatattttttttattgtaactgGGGCATGACTCTTTCACAAAGGATCCTTTATCATAGAGCCAATACTCAATTTACAGTAACAAATCTGAATctcttcaatccttctttcatgtttatatattatatctaaTTAACCCAACCCGTcgaaccaaccaactaacccaCTTATACTCTAATTATCTTAATAAACTTCTTCTCCTTATATCGTAACAAATACATGGTGACACTTTGGAATGTGTTCAATAAACATATTCTAAAACAAGATAAGAGGATAAGGGCTCAAAGTAGATCGTTGGCGTAAACCTATAATGATAAGGAAACCCTCAATTACCTCACCATGTATTCTAATATAGCGGTAATCCCCAGCATCAACAAATTTGATTACTTGCTAATAAGCAATACGAACTCTGTTTTCCACTAGATACTTCTGCTAGACTTCTCTTAGCATCATAGGCCTTTTCCAATTCAATCAAAGCCTCAGATTGATCTATTTGCTTCTTTCAGTATGTATCCGATTTTACTCTTAAAAGGTATATTATTTCCAGGGTTGACCTACCTAGCATAAAACCAACTTGGTTTTTTGAAATCTAAGAATCTAGTTTGTCCGTTCAACTACCctatttaaatacaatttttataaattcaaacaggACTGGTATTCCAAAATtctattctttaaattattattagcaACGAACCGTAAGAATATGGTTCATTTAGCCAACAGCAATATATTTTATCAGAATTATCACTAGTTTTAAGTAATTAAGGTTACTAGCATTACTCAAGAAGGGTGTGATGAAAACATTGCCTGTAGGCTAGCCACATCAATGCTATCATTTCAATTGTGAATTATTTcctttcatgattgcatctttctCTCTTGACAAGTAGTATTGCACACATGTAAGCAGAAAGCCAAATGGTACGAGACAACGGATGAGAGacctaaaagaaagaaattatcCAAATGGTACACTCCACAAAGTCAACatcaaaatgaaacaaaaaatccTAACACCCTTCCAGGACCAAATACCATGCTAAAAAACTACAAGCTTCATCAACTGGAAGCATCACCTTATGTGCCACACATGGAGGTCATGCACAACATATGGAGGCAACAGAACTCTAAAAAATGAGACAATTATAACTGGGATTCATATGTTAAAGCCCACTTTTGGTaatgaagttattttttaaagcCATGGAAATGAAGCTCCAATTGAATACGATAATAGCCAacgttaattttatataatataaacaaaactcATCCATTATATAATTATGTCCAGAGGAAAAGGTTTACACTTCCATTTAGCCACAGAACAGTATAAATTAATATGACAAATGCGTTTAATCATTCTATTATCACTTCATGAATGTTCGTAAAAAAATTTACCTCTTCTAGTTTTTCTTCATGAGCAGTTATAAAATCATCAATTTGATGTTGCAATACTTCCAAGCCTGGTCTGCTTTGATGGTATTCCACGATCCATTCTATACTTGCAAAAGTCCCCATTCAAAAACTATACTATGTATAATCATTAATAGTAAATCGGTAATAAATACAGACAAAATACAAAGGTGCATCATATTCCATTCTGTCCAACAGATTGAaagaataaagttaaaagatatCTCTAAATGTTTGAAGGTAGTAGTGGTGGATGATGGTCAATGTTGGAGATATAAAAAATCCTTAAATATGGCAACTACTACTGCAAATAGagccaaaatacaaataaatggACTTGCAATGCAATGGAGTAACTATGacacaaatttaaaagatatctCTAAATGTTCAAACATTGAAGGTAGCAGTGGTGGATGATGGTCAATGTTGGAGAGATATAAAAAATCCTTAAATATGGCAACTACTATTGCAAATAGAGccaaaatacatataaatagaCTTGCAATGCAATGGAGTAACTATGACACAAATTTTGGCATTGCAAACATATATGCCCATATCTCATATGTATAACACAAGTAAAAGTTATGGATGTCCAGTGTTTGGagtttcattttaaatcaaacaaaaagaaatgtgCTTAATATTAACAATTCATACTTTTCATTCCTTTTGAGCAGTCCTCATCTCCAGAGGAAATAGTAtaaacttcaacttccttctGATTGTTGTACCCTTCTCCCTTTTCCTGGGAATTTTGAACctccttttccctttttttcttgtctttctttGACTTACCTACAAGATAAAAAGTCCACGAGGGAAACCAATGCATAAATTCGAATATTACCTACCAAACAACAAAACGAATTAAACtagaaaatgtattttcttaCAGGGTTTGACAACTGCCCCGATATCCAAATCTCTATGACCGCCAAAGTCTTGGATCTCCTCAGCACTAGAATGACAATTGTCCACCACTCCATCTGTTACCATTTAACCAAATACGTTGAGCATGATCAGGATGATATAGTTAACGaatcttttataaaaagatgTCTATACTAAATGCCAGAACATGGAAAACAATggcaacaaataaaaattaacacaatATAGTATTACAGTAGTATGAGCAATTGTTCTAcaacaattgaaaataaaatatatactagTTCACATATGGCCCTAGCCCACACCCCATACATAACATTCAACTCACCACTTTTCTCTTCGAAACCAACCTCTTCACCCTTTGGTTTTCGTTTCCTAACAAGAATTTTGTCCTTgttcttcctttttttgttgATAGAAGCCTTCTCCATCTTTGCGTTACTAACATGTATTTCATTATCCACTGAAACAAACACAGTACATAAGAGACAGCCAAAGAAAAGGGTGATGATTATGAAAACAAAGCACAGTTACCTTCAAGGCCTTCCATAGTAGCATGTATCTCAACTTCAGCATTTTGTTCCCtgatccttttcttctttttttctccacTGTGGAGGACTCTTTTAGCCTTCTTTACCTTCATTGTAACAAATACTCACCCTGTGAACCAACAAACAATATTATGGTAAATCCACAAATTATGAATCAAGTATACACTTTGGTAACTCATAAGAACGAACCTGAAAGGAGCAACTAAAACAACGACGGCGCCCGTGGAGGAGAAGCTCTGCGAGAAGACGACGAAAACTGATCTAACAAATTAACTCAAAAGTGGAATAAATTGCTAGAATCGGCACATGCAGAAGAGTGAAATTGATCGAGCATCACACGAAGTGGGTAAAGAGGATAGAAGTGCAAGGTTGTGCTGGACATAGAGGAAGAAGCAGGTTTAATATGTCATTAGATTTTAGATTATGAGAGGGAATCATGAACCCTAGAATTTGACACTGATGACGTGGAAgggatatttattttttaaatgttgtgGGATCCACGTGGAACAAGCGTAATTAAAGGTAATCTACTATTAAAAGAATTAGTAAGAAtgaataaacaatttaaattgtgtttatttagaTATATTTGCTAATAAAAGAAGTGATTTGtgatatatctatttttttttaattaggaatGATATACAAAGATTTGAACtgatttaaattaagttttatttttacctttttataattttaatgatttcaactttcacacacaaaatattataatcagTATTTGTTAGAATTCAGTTTTAGTTTcgttaataacaataatattgaaataaaaataatcataaataataaaataataatttcgaatatttgacatttcaatttttaattttaattgtttatattttaatatattttatatttcaaacagtatctaaagaaaatatttttttattagatatgaATTATGTTTAACAGAATAAATTTGGaacattattatttgattttactttaatataaatttattttattttcaaaattagatttactttttttcttctttataatattttttatcaataaatatattattaataaatattatttttattattttatcgctttcagtaatttttattttttattaattaaaatattttttttatgacatcaAATCTTTTACCAACTTTCACCTATTGTTTCAAGTTTCCAATTTCAAAGCTTCCTCCCTGTCGACGTTCATCTCCTCGCTGACGATATTGGCGCTAAAATTTGGCTTTTGGTGGTCCCATTAGGGTTACAGTTTCGATTTGGGCATACCTTTTTTTGGTGAGCAATTTCGTTTTAGTTGAGCGATTGCGTTTTCCCTAGTTTTCGAGGGGGGAAGTTGGAAAGTCTGATAGGTTTTCTTTTTGAGTTTCAATTTCGTTCCCCTAACCTCGTTTTCAATTTGAGTCAGGTGTTGTGACTTTGTTGTTGGAGGATGGCTTGCGTTGCAGTGGTGTTAAGGCACTGTGACATTGTTATAAGGGTAGTTTCTTGAGTTAATGTGCTTGACCATAAACAAAAACAGGTGAAGAAGAGCAGAGAACAATGAGTGTTCGGTCCAAAAACTTGAGTTCAGTGTTCTATGCAGATTCGTACCATCCCATTCAAGTTGGCAGCATCGACGGCACGGATGTTGTTCCTCACGACAATGCTGTTTATCGTGCTCAACTCTGTTCCTCTATTGGCCTCtgtctgtttttctttttacttcattttttaataaattatttcaattttcgtTACTTTctattcttaaaatttgaattttgcaGATGACCCGCATGGTGATCCTAAGGCCACTGGAGACCCTTATTGCACTCTATTCGTTGCTCGTCTCTCTCGCCTCACCACACAGGATACTCTCCACaaagtacaattttttcttttcttttccatggGTCGCAAATATGTTCAAGTGATATTTCCTTCAATACaggataaatataaatatctaaaaaattgttttatatctTAGCATAGTTAATGTAGATATTTTATGTAGAAGGGAGATAAGAAATAATGAATACGTGATTAGGGTTCTATTCTAACCCTTACTAACCCCATAAACAATCGACAGTAGTAGGAATTGAACATATAGCTTCTAAATTTGGAAATCAATTATGTTCCTTGAAGCTCGTGAGGAAGGAGATGAGTTTATTACAATCATGTCAAGATAATGGAGGATATTGTCATTTTGTCTTCTGCTGCCTCATTTTTAAAGCATAATTAACTTATCGGATAGCTTAATTCTAAAGCTTTTGGAATGTGTTTTCAACTTTCAGGTTATGAGTAAATATGGCCAGGTGAAGAATTTACGCTTGGTCAGGGACATTGGTATCATTCTTTGATCTACCTTACATCTTAACCCTTCTTTGATTGTCAGTTCCTGTTGGttatttcttcttcctgctCTAAGAGTAGATATTTTACATCTTCAAACTGTGTGCTTTTGAAAAACATGTAAGTCGTGCTTCTTTTGAGCATGCAGGTCGATATGATTGAGTCTTTCTTGATTTCTTGCTTGTATGATGCTCTGCATTTGACTatgttttattgtatttaagCCATTTTAAGAACTATGTTAAAGTCTCTCAGGAATCTGGATACTGTTCTTTTCAGATAGTTTTTCCTCCACaaattgttttctatttatgtAGATATAATACAGTGGTCGTAGCACTGTACACGGTTGAGAACAATGTATTTCATTCATGAAGTTGTTTTTGTTAGAATTATCAACAGATCTGGGAATGACTTGTTGGGCTATTGCCTCAACTACTggaaaaatatactattgagtCTCTTTAAATGTTCGTTTACGAAAAGATGTAGCATTTCCAGTTGGGTTATTTGTGCCACATTCTGTGTATAGCAACATTTTTAGCGATAAATTCCTGCCATTGATTTGGCAACTTTGAGTTCATTCCCTTAAATGATATGTATATAGTTATCTTTAAGCTGTATTATTGTCAAGCTCTTAGATTTAAGTTTTAACattggttttatttttggttgcagTGACAGGAGCTTCTCGCGGTTATGCTTTTGTTGAATATGAAACTGAAAGGGAGATGCGACGGGCATATATGGTGTggtattaaaactatttaatttttagctTATAAAAGCAATGCTATGGAAAATGATTGAATTTTCTCGTTTTGCAGGATGCTCATCATttgattgttgatgattgtgaAATCATAGTTGATTACAACAGACAACAATTGATGCCTGGATGGATTCCTAGAAGGTTAGGTCAGTTAAAGTGACTCATTCTTCAAGTTGCATTTCTATCTAATGGACCAGGATCCGTctgattacttttttttctcttctacaGGTGGTGGTCTCAGTGGTAAGAAGGAATCAGGGCAACTTCGTTTTGGGGGAAGAGAAAAACCATTTCGTGCACCCTTGTAAGTTTCAATTCACTCGTCCCAAGTCATATCTGAAAAGTATTTTTCTGAATTGTTATATCCTAGTTTTGAAAGATTTGTGATAAACTGTGTTAAATGAAAAGTGAATATTGAACCATTACCAAAATTGGTTGATTATCAAAGTAAAATTACACTGTCGTTCCAAGAAATATGTCTAAATTGCACCAACTTGTGTCCTCACTTGATTGGAAGGCTGTACAAAGGGTGACTTAATTCTCTGCAAAAATTTAAAAGGGCCCAATTGCACCTTGGGACACGAGATGAGACtttgttgtttttatattttcattattacaGTATATTTTCTTTCGAACAGAAGGTCAATGTGATTTTTCGAAACAAGAGAGGATGTTGGTGTAATTCGGTCAAAAGTCAATGGCCAGTCTAATTTCCATTACGTACAAATTTAAAAGCAATGATATTTTATGACACGTTTTCAAAATATTCAGATACTGCCATGTTATCCAGTTTTATAAGATGCATTGATACAAATGTGGTTATTGGTACTTATACTTATTAGCTATGTTAATTTTCTGGCTATTACTTGACCAGGAAACCAATCCCATATGAGGAGTTGAAGAAGCTTGGCATACCCCCTCCGCCTGAAGGAAGATACATGTCACGCTTTCAGGTGGTGTTGTTTTACCATTTGGAGCATATCTCTTTTGGACaagatgttttatttataatgatttgATCTTTATATTTCaagatattaaaattacaaaatcatttGAATTTGTCTAGGATTGCttgttaaattgtttttgtttttgtccaTGCTTGGAAAGGTTCCATCGCCTCCCAGAAGAGAAAGGAGTCTTTCAGACAGGGAAGAAGACTCTCATAAACATAGAAGGGGATCCGACGACAGAAACAGAAAAGAAGATGCCTTCAGAAGTTCAGTGGACATTAAGGAAGGGTATTACAGAAATAGATCAAGACACCTAGATGATGAACACTCCCGTGGAAGGAGCTCTTCAGAGAGGAGTGATCGTTACCATGAGAGGAGTTCATCGGAGAAAGAACATCTTCACCGGAGATCTAAAGACAAAGAGAACAGAAGTTCATCTGATAAAGCACATCGACATCGGAGTTCTACAGATAAAGACAAACATTCtcataagagaaaagaaagagatgaacGGTATCAAAAGCAGGGAAAATATAGTCGCCATTCCCCTCACAAGGATTAACTCCACTCCATAGTTGATTCTTACCTTTGTGCTGTGTTTCGTTTATGCATGGGAGAAATGGGAATGCAAAGTTTCAATCCTCAACATGAGACTGGTTCATAGGTAGATGAAAATCACTTCTTTTGTTTACATGCAAA
Coding sequences within:
- the LOC106758698 gene encoding uncharacterized protein LOC106758698, which translates into the protein MKVKKAKRVLHSGEKKKKRIREQNAEVEIHATMEGLEVDNEIHVSNAKMEKASINKKRKNKDKILVRKRKPKGEEVGFEEKSDGVVDNCHSSAEEIQDFGGHRDLDIGAVVKPCKSKKDKKKREKEVQNSQEKGEGYNNQKEVEVYTISSGDEDCSKGMKKWIVEYHQSRPGLEVLQHQIDDFITAHEEKLEEERKEKEALAADGGWTVVVHHKGRKKTTDSETGIAVGSVAQAAVENKMAKKKRKEVGLDFYRFQKREAQRNEIMTLQSKFEEDKKRLQQMRAARKFRPY
- the LOC106758777 gene encoding U11/U12 small nuclear ribonucleoprotein 35 kDa protein, with the protein product MSVRSKNLSSVFYADSYHPIQVGSIDGTDVVPHDNAVYRAQLCSSIGLYDPHGDPKATGDPYCTLFVARLSRLTTQDTLHKVMSKYGQVKNLRLVRDIVTGASRGYAFVEYETEREMRRAYMDAHHLIVDDCEIIVDYNRQQLMPGWIPRRLGGGLSGKKESGQLRFGGREKPFRAPLKPIPYEELKKLGIPPPPEGRYMSRFQVPSPPRRERSLSDREEDSHKHRRGSDDRNRKEDAFRSSVDIKEGYYRNRSRHLDDEHSRGRSSSERSDRYHERSSSEKEHLHRRSKDKENRSSSDKAHRHRSSTDKDKHSHKRKERDERYQKQGKYSRHSPHKD